The following coding sequences lie in one Rhizobium rhododendri genomic window:
- a CDS encoding heparinase II/III family protein, whose product MYAREAWRRISRRAALTRLRLTRHTVRVPERLIVAPTDLRSIDAFVAEEMIDGRIPLAGRVLETNGRSPFSQELPSETFAARLHCFSWLRHMRADKSGQGSTLARAMVNEWIGLHGRKTDGLAWDPDIAAQRLIAWLSHSPVVLQGTDSSFYRRFMRSLTHHVRYLRHVAATAADGEVRFRVRIALAMSSVAMPARTATIKRAGQALDREIERQILADGSHISRNPRAALELLLDLLPLRQTYINLGHDAPARLIAGIDRMYPALRFFRHQDGDLALFNGATSTFANELMSVLRYDETSGQTFKALPHAHYQRLSAGQTLVIMDTGGPLSVDLSRTAHAGCLSFEMSSGRHRIIINAGSPKFAGSRYVQMARATAAHSTVTLDDTSSLTFSRSKVLGPVMTGGVSEVSVERLDTGDGRDSVKAAHDGYLAAFGLMHEREVALNHAGTIITGHDRFFAPDTKKASRKKAGAEHHASARFHIHPSITIGQTQPDQVTLTAPDGESWTFSSPGNEVLIGEDVFFADSSGVRASELLEIAFSLAEKTEIRWFLSRR is encoded by the coding sequence TTGTACGCGCGGGAGGCATGGCGGCGAATATCGCGTCGCGCAGCGTTGACACGCCTGCGCCTCACCCGGCACACCGTGCGTGTGCCGGAACGGCTGATCGTCGCGCCGACCGATTTGCGCAGCATCGATGCCTTTGTGGCGGAAGAAATGATCGACGGCCGGATTCCGCTGGCCGGACGCGTGCTGGAAACCAACGGTCGCTCGCCGTTCTCGCAGGAATTGCCGTCCGAAACCTTTGCCGCCCGGCTGCACTGTTTCAGCTGGCTGCGCCATATGCGCGCCGACAAGAGCGGCCAGGGCAGCACGCTGGCCCGCGCAATGGTCAACGAGTGGATAGGCCTTCACGGCCGCAAGACCGACGGTCTTGCCTGGGATCCGGATATCGCCGCCCAGCGGCTGATTGCCTGGCTGTCCCACTCTCCGGTGGTGCTACAGGGCACCGACAGCAGCTTCTACCGCAGGTTCATGCGTTCGCTCACCCACCACGTCCGCTATCTCCGCCATGTGGCAGCGACTGCGGCCGATGGCGAGGTGCGCTTCCGCGTCCGCATTGCGCTTGCCATGTCGTCCGTGGCGATGCCGGCACGGACTGCGACCATCAAGCGGGCCGGCCAGGCGCTGGACCGGGAGATCGAGCGACAGATCCTCGCCGACGGCTCCCACATCTCGCGCAATCCGCGCGCGGCGCTGGAACTGCTGCTGGACCTCCTGCCGCTGCGCCAGACCTACATCAATCTCGGCCATGATGCCCCCGCACGGCTGATCGCCGGCATCGACCGCATGTATCCGGCGCTGCGCTTCTTCCGCCACCAGGACGGCGATCTCGCCCTGTTCAACGGCGCCACCTCGACCTTTGCCAACGAGCTGATGTCGGTGCTGCGCTACGACGAGACTTCGGGCCAGACGTTCAAGGCGCTTCCTCACGCCCATTACCAGCGGCTGTCCGCCGGCCAGACGCTGGTCATCATGGATACCGGCGGCCCTCTCTCGGTCGACCTGTCGCGGACTGCCCATGCCGGCTGCCTGTCGTTCGAGATGTCGTCGGGGCGGCACCGGATCATCATCAATGCAGGCTCGCCGAAATTTGCCGGGTCCCGATATGTCCAGATGGCGCGCGCGACTGCAGCGCATTCGACCGTGACGCTGGACGACACATCGTCGCTGACGTTTTCCCGCTCGAAGGTGCTCGGCCCCGTCATGACCGGCGGCGTCAGCGAAGTCTCGGTCGAGCGCCTCGACACCGGCGATGGCCGCGATAGCGTCAAGGCGGCCCATGACGGCTATCTTGCTGCATTCGGGCTGATGCACGAGCGTGAAGTGGCGCTGAACCATGCCGGCACCATCATCACCGGGCACGATCGTTTCTTTGCGCCGGACACGAAAAAGGCATCCAGGAAGAAAGCTGGCGCCGAGCACCACGCTTCGGCCCGCTTCCATATCCACCCGTCGATCACCATCGGCCAGACGCAGCCGGATCAGGTGACCCTGACGGCACCGGACGGCGAAAGCTGGACATTCTCCTCGCCCGGCAACGAAGTGCTGATCGGAGAGGACGTCTTTTTCGCCGATTCCTCCGGCGTACGCGCCTCGGAACTGCTTGAGATCGCGTTTTCGCTCGCGGAAAAAACCGAGATCCGCTGGTTTTTATCCCGCCGCTGA
- a CDS encoding RsmB/NOP family class I SAM-dependent RNA methyltransferase gives MVLTSDDSKSAGRRPARPQANTNEGERRTRRPADSGPVKPGLAARAAASKILAAVVDRKTPLDGMLDGDHGNPAYRVLEDNDRALVRAILNSALRHLPRIEAAIASLIDTPLPEGARALHHVLVVAAAQMLYLDIPDHSAVDLAVEQANQDPRNRRFAKLVNAVLRRMGREKDDILARTASIPAMPAWFLSRLEQAYGRAEALAISDTQLQPAAIDLTVKSDPEGWAERLNGMVLPTGSVRLAAFDGTIPGLEGFADGEWWVQDAAASIPAKLFGSLAGKRVVDLCAAPGGKTAQLVMAGGKVTALDQSESRLRRLSANLARLGLEAETLVADMAKFAPDDLFDAALLDAPCSSTGTTRRHPDVLWTKGRDDIAKLAALQERLLRHALTLVKPGGTVVFSNCSLDPSEGEDIIARILADSPDVERIAIRPEDWPGLETAISPDGDFRTTPAMLALPEGFLPGLDGFFASVLRRRG, from the coding sequence CTGGTCTTGACGTCAGACGACAGTAAATCCGCTGGCCGCCGGCCCGCCCGCCCGCAAGCCAACACCAATGAAGGCGAACGTCGTACTCGCCGGCCTGCCGATAGCGGTCCGGTGAAACCGGGTCTTGCAGCACGGGCTGCAGCCTCGAAGATTCTCGCTGCCGTCGTCGATCGCAAGACGCCGCTCGACGGCATGCTCGATGGCGACCACGGTAATCCGGCCTATCGCGTGCTTGAGGATAACGACCGTGCCCTGGTGCGCGCCATCCTGAACTCCGCTCTTCGCCACCTGCCGCGCATCGAGGCCGCCATCGCGTCGCTGATCGACACGCCGCTGCCGGAGGGGGCCCGCGCCCTGCATCACGTGCTGGTCGTCGCTGCCGCGCAGATGCTCTATCTCGATATTCCCGATCATTCCGCCGTCGACCTCGCGGTCGAGCAGGCGAACCAGGACCCGCGCAATCGCCGCTTTGCCAAGCTGGTCAATGCCGTGCTCAGGCGCATGGGGCGCGAGAAAGACGATATTCTCGCCCGCACGGCATCGATACCGGCCATGCCCGCCTGGTTTCTGTCGCGGCTGGAGCAGGCCTACGGCCGCGCTGAGGCGCTGGCGATTTCGGACACGCAGTTGCAGCCGGCTGCGATCGACCTGACGGTCAAATCCGACCCGGAGGGATGGGCCGAGCGGCTGAACGGCATGGTTCTTCCGACCGGCAGCGTCCGGCTCGCCGCTTTCGACGGGACTATTCCGGGTCTTGAAGGCTTTGCCGATGGCGAATGGTGGGTTCAGGACGCGGCAGCGAGCATTCCGGCAAAGCTGTTCGGCTCGCTTGCCGGCAAGCGCGTCGTCGATCTCTGCGCCGCACCGGGTGGCAAGACGGCGCAGCTGGTCATGGCTGGCGGCAAGGTCACGGCGCTCGACCAGTCGGAGAGCCGGCTGCGGCGCCTGTCGGCAAACCTTGCCCGCCTCGGCCTCGAAGCGGAAACGCTGGTCGCCGACATGGCGAAATTTGCGCCCGACGATCTTTTCGATGCGGCACTTCTCGACGCGCCGTGTTCCTCGACCGGCACGACGCGCCGTCATCCGGACGTGCTGTGGACCAAGGGCCGGGACGATATCGCCAAACTGGCAGCGCTTCAGGAGCGCCTGCTGCGCCATGCGCTGACCCTGGTGAAACCCGGTGGCACGGTGGTGTTTTCCAACTGCTCGCTCGATCCGTCCGAAGGCGAGGACATTATCGCCCGCATTCTCGCCGACAGCCCGGATGTCGAGCGCATCGCCATCCGCCCTGAGGATTGGCCCGGTCTTGAGACAGCCATTTCACCTGACGGCGATTTCCGCACGACACCGGCTATGCTGGCCCTGCCCGAAGGCTTTCTGCCGGGACTGGATGGATTTTTCGCCAGCGTTCTTCGCCGCCGCGGCTAA
- the htpX gene encoding zinc metalloprotease HtpX, with the protein MNMMRTAMLLAFMTALFMGVGFLIGGRSGMMVAFVVAAGMNFFSYWNSGNMVLSTYNAQAVDERSAPEFFGMIRDLAANAGLPMPRVYLYDSPQPNAFATGRNPENAAVAASTGLLNALTPQEVAGVMAHELAHVQNRDTLTMTITATLAGAISMLGNFAFFFGGRRDSNSPLGGIGALVAMIVAPLAAMLVQMAISRTREYAADRRGAEICGNPLWLASALGKIAGAAAHVPNEDAERHPATAHMFIINPLSGRPMDNLFSTHPNTESRIAALQAMSMDMPSNGNPLHGHGSTQPVRPANAVRKSRSVPDTGSSRGGPQPPKGPWS; encoded by the coding sequence ATGAACATGATGCGAACGGCGATGCTTCTGGCCTTCATGACGGCGCTGTTCATGGGCGTCGGCTTTCTGATCGGCGGTCGGTCGGGCATGATGGTCGCCTTCGTCGTTGCGGCCGGCATGAATTTCTTTTCCTACTGGAATTCAGGCAACATGGTGCTGTCGACCTATAATGCCCAGGCTGTCGACGAGCGCAGCGCGCCGGAGTTTTTCGGCATGATCCGCGATCTCGCCGCCAATGCCGGCCTGCCCATGCCGCGCGTCTATCTCTACGACAGCCCGCAGCCGAATGCCTTCGCCACCGGCCGCAATCCCGAGAATGCCGCCGTCGCCGCCTCTACCGGCCTGCTGAACGCGCTCACGCCGCAAGAAGTGGCCGGCGTCATGGCGCATGAACTGGCGCACGTCCAGAACCGCGATACGCTGACCATGACGATAACAGCGACGCTCGCCGGCGCCATCTCGATGCTCGGCAATTTCGCTTTCTTTTTCGGCGGCCGGCGCGACAGCAACAGCCCGCTCGGTGGGATCGGTGCCCTTGTCGCCATGATCGTCGCGCCGCTGGCGGCCATGCTGGTGCAAATGGCAATCAGCCGGACGCGCGAATATGCCGCAGACCGGCGCGGCGCGGAGATCTGCGGCAATCCCCTGTGGCTTGCCTCGGCGCTTGGCAAGATCGCCGGCGCTGCGGCCCATGTTCCCAACGAGGATGCCGAGCGTCACCCGGCAACGGCACATATGTTCATCATCAACCCGCTCTCCGGGCGGCCGATGGACAATCTGTTTTCCACCCATCCGAACACCGAAAGCCGCATTGCCGCGCTGCAGGCGATGTCTATGGATATGCCCTCCAATGGCAATCCACTGCATGGGCACGGCTCGACGCAGCCGGTCCGGCCTGCTAATGCGGTGCGCAAATCGCGCTCGGTGCCGGATACGGGGTCCAGTCGCGGTGGTCCACAACCACCCAAAGGACCCTGGTCTTGA